CGGCTCCTGCGCGAGCGCGGCCGGAGCATTCCGCGCGCCAAGCGCATCCTGGAGGTCAACCCCCAGCACCCCATCATCCAGCACCTGAGCGCCCTGCAGCAGAAGGAGCCCGGCTCGGAGCAGCTCAAGGAGTGGGTGGAGATGCTCTACGATCAGGCGCTGCTCACCGAGGGCAGCAGCGTGGAGGATCCCAACCGCTTCGCCCGGCGCATGACGGCGCTGATGACCCAGTTGGCACAGGGCGGCACCCCTTCCGCCCCGCCCGAGGGCAACCACGCGGCGGCGCCCACCACGAGCACCCAGGCCGCGCCCACCGCGAGCGCCTGAGCCTCCACCCGTAGTAAAAGGGGGCACACCGAGATGCCTCGTGCCCCCTCCGCGCCGCCTCCCGTCATCGACGAGGAGGCGCTCGTCCACCAGTTCCCCGGAATCGACCGGCGCGCGCTGGGCGCCTTCTACACGCCGGCACCGCTGGTGGAGCGCACCCTGGCCCTCGCGCTCGAGCACGTGGGGGACGGGCCGCTCGCGGTGGTGGACCCGGCCTGTGGCGCGGGAGCGTTCCTCTCGGCCGCGGCACGGGCCCGACCCGAGGCCCATCTGGCTGGCCTGGAGCTGTCTCCCGATGTGGCCCGCGCCTGTCAGGCACGCCTTCCCCTCGCGGACATCCAACAGGGAGACGCCCTGCGCGGAGGGCTCGAGCCACTGCTGGCCCGCGTGCCTTCCACCCACCGCGAACTGTGGCTCGGCAATCCGCCCTACAACGGCAAATCGGCGCTGCTGAAGGACCGGGCCGCGTATGAGCGCCTGAGGGCCCTGCTGCCCCTCTCGCTGCCACCGGGCACGAGCCTGCGCGACGACTTCGCCTTCTTCCTGCTGCTCGCCGCGCACCGGCTCGCCTCGCGTCCCGGGGTGCTGGCCTTCATCACCCCCACGAGCCTCCTCGACGCCTTCCTCTACGCACCCCTGCGCGCCACGCTGCTGCGCACGCTGACCCTGCGCGAGGTGGTGAAACTGGGCCCGGGCGCCTTCGCGGGCACCCAGGTGCGCACCTGCATCACCGTGTGGACCTCGCCTCCCGAGCCGCGCGGCCCGGCCCTCTACACACCGTTCACCGCCATGGGTCCGGCACGCGCGGAGTCCTTCGTGCCCGAGGCGCCCGAGTGGCGCCTGCAGCCCACGCCCACCGAAGCCGCCGAGCTGGATGCGCGCTGGCGCGCCGAGGGCGAGCCGCTCACCACGCTCGTGCCGGTGAGCCTGCCCGGCGTGAAGACGCGCTTCGATGAATTGCTGGTGGATGAGGACCCGAGCAGGCTGCTCGCGCGGCTCGAGGACTTCGCGCGCACGCCCCTGGAGGAACTCGCGACATTCGCCCGGGCGTGGAACATCCCCGAGCCCCTGCTACCCAAGCTGCGCGCCCTGAAGGACGGGCCCGCCTTCGCGGTGGAGGCCGCGTGCGTGCGGCCCTTCTTCCGCTACGCGGGTGCTCGGCACCGAGGCCACGTCCCCGCGGAGGCGCGCGCCTTCTGCTACCTCGATCGGCGGCTGATTCCTCGCGGCGACCACCGGCTGCGGGGGCCGTGGGATCCGCACCGGGGAGAGGTGAAATTGCTCTTCAACGTCCGCGAGCTGCCCCTGTCCGCCGCGCTCCTGGAGAAAGAGGGCTGCGTGCATGACCATCGGCACGCCCGCTTCGCGCCCTTGTTCGTCCCCCAGCGGCTCCGGGACGAGGGACTCGGGCTCACCCGTGTCGCTCGCTCCACAGAAGAGCTGGGCCCCCTCGTGCCCAATCTCTCACCTCGGGGACTGGCCTGGGCGGAGCGATGCGGAGGGCCACTGGCCGCCTTCCAGGCACTCGTGCGCTTCCTCAACGGACCCGAGGTGCAGAAATGCTGGGCGCCCGTTCATGGTGCCTCGCGCGTGGTGCCGGTTCCCCTCGGGGTTGGGGACTGAAAATCCACGTCGAGTTCAATGCTCCTCGATCCGGTCCGGGAAGGGCGCGGCCTGGAGCAGCCTGCGGTTCCTCACGTCCACCGCGTAGTGGATGCCATAGTGGGGCTGGGTCCACTGGTCGAAGACGAGGATGTCCGCGGTGAGCCACACCAGGCCCGAGAAGGGCCTCAGCTCCGAGAAGGCCGGTCCCCTCAGTTCCAGGAGCGATTCCCGGCCCACGGGCTGCACGAGCACCCGGCACCCCGGCTCACACGTGGCGAAGGCCTGGAAGCGCCCATCCGGGCTGAGAGCACGCTCATCCAGCTCGGTCCCCGAGGGAAGCGCGGGCACCTCCACCAGCGAGAAGCCCTCGTTGGGATTCTCCATCGCCCACGAGCGGCTCACATCGACCACGTGATGGTGGGGATCCCCGAGCGGAACGGGAGCCTCGGGCTTCCCGGAGCGGACGGAGCGGCAGGCGGGCCCCGCCAGCGACACCAGCAGGAGCACTCCAGCGCAACGGGTCGCGGCAGTCGTCATGATGGGCCCCCTGTGACTACTTGAGGATGCGGACCCGGGACTTCTTCCTGCCGTACGCATTGCCCTCGCTCAGACTCGTGGGGCCCAGGAAGACGTCGATGTGCTTGCCGTTGATGCCGCCTCCCGTGTCCCACGCCACGAACTTCCTGCCCGGATAGCTTTCAATCTCCAGCCGACTGCCGAGCGGAATGACGCTGCGGTCCACGGCGACCGACTCCCACTTCACCGGGTTCTTCCACGTGCCGCCAATGCCCTTGGTGAACCAGGTGTCCCGCCCCTTGGGCCCGCCCTTGCTCCAGTTGATGGTGATGAACTCACCCGACTCGGTCTGCCCCGTTCCCTGGAAGGTCACCCCTGTCTTCGCCTTGAACAGGAAACCCTCGCGGTACTCGCCCTCGAGCCCGTTGGCCTTGACCTTCTTGTCATGGGCGAACACCGGATCCGTTTCCATGACAATGATGTAGTGGGTGATGACGAACCCCTCCATCCAATCACCGGCTGCCATGTGCGTGGCTCCTCGTGTCGACAAGGGACGGCCCTGGAGCCTACCACAGGAAAATTCGAGGCACGCGGACAATTCCGCCACGCTGGTTTCTCGTATTGTGGAATCGTGACACGTACTTGCCCTGTCTGGCGCATGTCGGCTAGAGCACACCGACAGTCTTGTGGGTTGGGGCCTCGAGCCCCTACGGCTCGACATCGGTTCGGGTGGGGTTGAGCCGGTTCGTTTCATACGGAATGGAGTTGCACCATGGTCGCTCGGGCACTCGTGCACCTGTTGGGAGAGACTCCTCTATTCCTGTTCGAAGTGACGGGTCTGGGAGAGCAGCTCAAGGTGCTCCGCTTCTCGGGCTCGGAGGGGCTGTCGAGCCTCTTCGAGTTCCAGCTGGAGGTGGCCTGCGAGAACCAGGATCTCGACTTCTCGCAGGTGGTGGGCAAACCGGGGGTGCTGTCGCTCAATGGCGAGCTGGTACCCCGGTACGTGCACGGCATCGTCAGCCGCTTCGAGCAGGTGAACGAACAGCCGCGCTACGCCCTCTACCGGGTCACGGTGGTCCCCATGGTGTGGCGGCTCCACCACCGGCACGACTGCCGCATCTTCCAGAAGCTGGACACTCCCGCCATCCTCAAGAAGGTCTTCGAGACGGCCGGAGTGCCCGCGGACGCGGTGCGCTTCTCGCTGGTGAACAGCTACGAGCCACGCGACTACTGCGTGCAGTACCGCGAGTCCGACTGGGCCTTCGCCAGCCGCCTCATGGAAGAGGACGGCATCTTCTATTTCTTCGAGCACCACGAGGACAAACACATCCTGGTGTTCGGCGACAAGGAGTCGGCGCTCAAGCCCATCGACGGGGTGGAGGCGCTGCCCTTCCGCCGCGCCACGGGCGGCGTGGTGCAGGAAGACCACGTGGCGCACTTCCGCCGCATGCAGGAGGTACGTCCGGGACGCACGAGCCTGCGGGACTTCAACTTCAAGAAACCCGGCCTGCCCATGGAGGCCCAGCACGAAGCCGAGGTGGATGCGGACCTGGAGGTCTATGACTATCCGGGCGAGTACCAGGACCCCGGGCGCGGCGCATCCGCCAAGGGCACCACGATCGCCCGGTTGCGGCTCGAGGCGTGGCAGGCCTCCCGGATGCAGGCCCAGGGTGAGAGTGATTGCGAGCGCCTGGCGCCTGGGCGGCTCTTCACCCTCCAGGAGCATTCGCGCGAGGACTACAACGGCCGCTGGCTGCTCACCCACGTGAGCCACACGGGCAGCCAGCCGCAGGTGATGGAGGAAGAGTCTCGGCAGGGCGAGTTCAGCTACTCCAACTACTTCACCTGCATCCCGGAGAAGGTGCCGTACCGGCCCGCGCCGGTGACGCCGAAGCCGCATGTCCGGGGAGTCCAGACGGCGGTGGTGGTGGGCCCCGCGGGCGAGGAAATCCACGTGGACGAGTGGGGCCGGGTGAAGGTCCAGTTCCACTGGGATCGGCAGGGCAAGCTGGACGAGAACAGCTCCTGCTGGGTGCGCGTGAGCCAGCTCTGGGCGGGCGAGGGCTGGGGCGCCATGTTCATCCCGCGCATCGGCCAGGAGGTCATCGTCGACTTCATCGAGGGTGACCCGGACCGGCCGCTCATCATCGGCCGCGTGTACAACGGCGCCAACCTGGTGCCCTACGAGCTGCCGGCGCACAAGACGAAGAGCACCATCAAGTCCAACTCCTCGCAGGGCGGAAACGGCTACAACGAGCTGCGCTTCGAGGACGAGAAGAAGAAGGAGCAGTTCTTCATGCACGCCGAGCGCAACATGGACGTGCACGT
Above is a window of Cystobacter fuscus DNA encoding:
- a CDS encoding HsdM family class I SAM-dependent methyltransferase; this encodes MPRAPSAPPPVIDEEALVHQFPGIDRRALGAFYTPAPLVERTLALALEHVGDGPLAVVDPACGAGAFLSAAARARPEAHLAGLELSPDVARACQARLPLADIQQGDALRGGLEPLLARVPSTHRELWLGNPPYNGKSALLKDRAAYERLRALLPLSLPPGTSLRDDFAFFLLLAAHRLASRPGVLAFITPTSLLDAFLYAPLRATLLRTLTLREVVKLGPGAFAGTQVRTCITVWTSPPEPRGPALYTPFTAMGPARAESFVPEAPEWRLQPTPTEAAELDARWRAEGEPLTTLVPVSLPGVKTRFDELLVDEDPSRLLARLEDFARTPLEELATFARAWNIPEPLLPKLRALKDGPAFAVEAACVRPFFRYAGARHRGHVPAEARAFCYLDRRLIPRGDHRLRGPWDPHRGEVKLLFNVRELPLSAALLEKEGCVHDHRHARFAPLFVPQRLRDEGLGLTRVARSTEELGPLVPNLSPRGLAWAERCGGPLAAFQALVRFLNGPEVQKCWAPVHGASRVVPVPLGVGD
- a CDS encoding 3D domain-containing protein, yielding MAAGDWMEGFVITHYIIVMETDPVFAHDKKVKANGLEGEYREGFLFKAKTGVTFQGTGQTESGEFITINWSKGGPKGRDTWFTKGIGGTWKNPVKWESVAVDRSVIPLGSRLEIESYPGRKFVAWDTGGGINGKHIDVFLGPTSLSEGNAYGRKKSRVRILK
- a CDS encoding type VI secretion system Vgr family protein, which produces MVARALVHLLGETPLFLFEVTGLGEQLKVLRFSGSEGLSSLFEFQLEVACENQDLDFSQVVGKPGVLSLNGELVPRYVHGIVSRFEQVNEQPRYALYRVTVVPMVWRLHHRHDCRIFQKLDTPAILKKVFETAGVPADAVRFSLVNSYEPRDYCVQYRESDWAFASRLMEEDGIFYFFEHHEDKHILVFGDKESALKPIDGVEALPFRRATGGVVQEDHVAHFRRMQEVRPGRTSLRDFNFKKPGLPMEAQHEAEVDADLEVYDYPGEYQDPGRGASAKGTTIARLRLEAWQASRMQAQGESDCERLAPGRLFTLQEHSREDYNGRWLLTHVSHTGSQPQVMEEESRQGEFSYSNYFTCIPEKVPYRPAPVTPKPHVRGVQTAVVVGPAGEEIHVDEWGRVKVQFHWDRQGKLDENSSCWVRVSQLWAGEGWGAMFIPRIGQEVIVDFIEGDPDRPLIIGRVYNGANLVPYELPAHKTKSTIKSNSSQGGNGYNELRFEDEKKKEQFFMHAERNMDVHVKNDSFENILHDRHQTIGAVGKDGKVGDRNELVYRDKSLTVHRHSQEHVGGDLKLLVGGIDGAGDVDIVIKSNRMELVHKNSHLHVKENLNEKVDGVQSLQVDKDLHVKVGGLHALEAGKEIHLKSDKIVVEAASGITIKGPGGFITIDASGIAIKGTLVQINTGGSALSGSGVSPIDPTDAVEATPTVPTPADDGSSP